One Salmo salar chromosome ssa01, Ssal_v3.1, whole genome shotgun sequence DNA window includes the following coding sequences:
- the noxred1 gene encoding NADP-dependent oxidoreductase domain-containing protein 1 isoform X1 yields the protein MDFTVNLNSLGFECGLSEYEKEFIFLRARATGLTVCGCVHAAFLCKLAYSLSIGLPRQIEDIDMVLLPSNVSKKGKGLTVGVLGGGHIGKQLVQVLLEKNGLKPSQINISSRRPETLEEFVKRGIMCYFDNQRLVAWADVLFLCCLPSHLPKVCAELQSHIPKHCLVYSFLSAVPLNRLAQLLGHSFILKPQYEFVACDSVNMWLSRGHVTVALKDPKVIDASCPLAMRGGLCLDPKWLFGLLYSLLNMCTAANVGSTEALGLINELFQLKGPGTVAFILNNFVNSSYASSLTPDESFPWINLVDVQAKETPLSCFISRNNSMQGCLSALYNSVMVDPLKGKKETGKPKDGTLSVITPSHCKKSDFV from the exons ATGGACTTCACTGTAAATCTTAACAGCCTTGGCTTCGAGTGTGGATTAAGTGAATATGAAAAAGAATTCATATTCCTTCGTGCACGCGCTACTGGATTGACTGTATGTGGATGTGTACATGCAGCATTCTTATGCAAACTTGCATATTCATTGAG CATTGGCCTACCAAGACAAATTGAAGATATAGATATGGTTTTACTGCCATCAAATGTATCTAAAAAAGGAAAAGGTCTGACTGTTGGTGTGCTTGGAGGGGGACACATTGGAAAACAGTTGGTCCAAGTGCTTCTTGAAAAGAATGGCCTAAAACCGTCACAAATCAACATTTCCTCAAGGAGGCCTGAAACTCTAG AGGAATTTGTGAAGAGGGGTATCATGTGTTACTTTGACAACCAGCGATTGGTTGCCTGGGCAGATGTGCTGTTCCTCTGTTGCCTTCCCTCTCACCTACCCAAGGTGTGTGCAGAGCTCCAATCCCACATACCAAAGCACTGCCTGGTGTACAGCTTCCTCTCTGCCGTACCTttaaacag ATTGGCACAGCTCCTTGGTCACAGCTTCATTCTCAAACCACAGTATGAGTTTGTGGCTTGTGACTCTGTCAACATGTGGCTTTCCCGAGGTCATGTGACCGTGGCTTTGAAAGACCCAAAAGTTATAGATGCATCCTGTCCTCTTGCCATGAGAG GTGGCCTCTGTCTGGATCCAAAGTGGCTGTTTGGGTTGTTGTACAGTCTCTTGAACATGTGCACCGCGGCAAATGTGGGATCCACTGAAGCTCTTGGGCTGATCAATGAGCTGTTCCAGTTAAAAGGTCCAGGCACTGTGGCATTCATCCTGAATAATTTTGTCAATTCCTCCTATGCATCTTCCCTGACACCAGATGA GTCTTTCCCCTGGATTAATTTAGTTGATGTTCAGGCTAAGGAGACACCATTATCATGCTTCATATCAAGAAATAACAGTATGCAGGGTTGTCTCTCTGCTCTATACAATTCAGTAATGGTGGATCCActgaaaggaaagaaagagactGGAAAACCCAAAGACGGAACTCTGTCTGTCATAACACCAAGTCATTGTAAAAAATCTGATTTTGTGTGA
- the noxred1 gene encoding NADP-dependent oxidoreductase domain-containing protein 1 isoform X2, with the protein MVLLPSNVSKKGKGLTVGVLGGGHIGKQLVQVLLEKNGLKPSQINISSRRPETLEEFVKRGIMCYFDNQRLVAWADVLFLCCLPSHLPKVCAELQSHIPKHCLVYSFLSAVPLNRLAQLLGHSFILKPQYEFVACDSVNMWLSRGHVTVALKDPKVIDASCPLAMRGGLCLDPKWLFGLLYSLLNMCTAANVGSTEALGLINELFQLKGPGTVAFILNNFVNSSYASSLTPDESFPWINLVDVQAKETPLSCFISRNNSMQGCLSALYNSVMVDPLKGKKETGKPKDGTLSVITPSHCKKSDFV; encoded by the exons ATGGTTTTACTGCCATCAAATGTATCTAAAAAAGGAAAAGGTCTGACTGTTGGTGTGCTTGGAGGGGGACACATTGGAAAACAGTTGGTCCAAGTGCTTCTTGAAAAGAATGGCCTAAAACCGTCACAAATCAACATTTCCTCAAGGAGGCCTGAAACTCTAG AGGAATTTGTGAAGAGGGGTATCATGTGTTACTTTGACAACCAGCGATTGGTTGCCTGGGCAGATGTGCTGTTCCTCTGTTGCCTTCCCTCTCACCTACCCAAGGTGTGTGCAGAGCTCCAATCCCACATACCAAAGCACTGCCTGGTGTACAGCTTCCTCTCTGCCGTACCTttaaacag ATTGGCACAGCTCCTTGGTCACAGCTTCATTCTCAAACCACAGTATGAGTTTGTGGCTTGTGACTCTGTCAACATGTGGCTTTCCCGAGGTCATGTGACCGTGGCTTTGAAAGACCCAAAAGTTATAGATGCATCCTGTCCTCTTGCCATGAGAG GTGGCCTCTGTCTGGATCCAAAGTGGCTGTTTGGGTTGTTGTACAGTCTCTTGAACATGTGCACCGCGGCAAATGTGGGATCCACTGAAGCTCTTGGGCTGATCAATGAGCTGTTCCAGTTAAAAGGTCCAGGCACTGTGGCATTCATCCTGAATAATTTTGTCAATTCCTCCTATGCATCTTCCCTGACACCAGATGA GTCTTTCCCCTGGATTAATTTAGTTGATGTTCAGGCTAAGGAGACACCATTATCATGCTTCATATCAAGAAATAACAGTATGCAGGGTTGTCTCTCTGCTCTATACAATTCAGTAATGGTGGATCCActgaaaggaaagaaagagactGGAAAACCCAAAGACGGAACTCTGTCTGTCATAACACCAAGTCATTGTAAAAAATCTGATTTTGTGTGA
- the LOC106592592 gene encoding protein TMED8, whose amino-acid sequence MEKLEATSELQSRLTALSVSSFPGITSKNWETNPLDRLQSTDLSNNSNHPISNPDMDVRNDTEGSNQPAEEAPGGQQAMGGDVEENSRSGNSQNPGERKVQMPPLKPPSTWTSMAMKELKAKLRLEKDSVVAVYRGDIMTVHVPTVPEGKRVCWEFATDSYDIGFGIYFDWTPVTSRAITVHISESSDDEDEEDELEGPVNTGDVEKGSKSLANSNLGEILPVYRQDSHMAVQGGSHEYPGEGTYLLKFDNSYSLWRNKTLYYRVYYSA is encoded by the exons ATGGAGAAATTAGAGGCTACATCGGAGCTTCAATCCAGATTGACAGCGTTGTCGGTTTCCTCCTTCCCTGGGATAACGTCGAAAAACTGGGAGACCAATCCTCTAGACAG GCTCCAGAGCACAGATCTCTCAAATAACTCCAACCACCCAATAAGCAACCCTGATATGGATGTAAGGAATGACACAGAGGGGTCCAACCAGCCAGCTGAG GAGGCTCCTGGTGGGCAGCAGGCCATGGGGGGAGATGTTGAGGAGAACAGCCGAAGTGGGAATAGTCAAAACCCTGGAGAGAGAAAAG TCCAAATGCCCCCACTAAAGCCTCCTTCCACATGGACGTCCATGGCAATGAAGGAGCTCAAGGCCAAGCTGCGACTGGAGAAGGACAGTGTGGTGGCTGTGTACAGAGGAGACATTATGACAGTACATGTGCCCACTGTGCCTGAGGGAAAGCGGGTGTGCTGGGAGTTTGCCACAGATAGCTATGACATAGGCTTTGGAATCTACTTTGACTGGACCCCTGTTACCAGCCGGGCCATCACGGTCCACATCAGCGAATCCAgtgatgatgaagatgaggaaGATGAGCTAGAAG GACCTGTCAACACAGGGGATGTTGAGAAGGGGTCCAAATCATTGGCCAACTCCAACCTAGGAGAAATCTTACCTGTGTATCGTCAGGACAGTCACATGGCAGTGCAAGGTGGCAGTCATGAGTATCCAGGCGAGGGCACTTACCTTCTGAAGTTTGATAACTCCTACTCACTATGGCGAAATAAGACTCTGTACTACAGGGTGTATTACAGTGCCTGA